One window of Tenacibaculum maritimum NCIMB 2154 genomic DNA carries:
- the rpsH gene encoding 30S ribosomal protein S8, which produces MYTDPIADFLTRVRNAIAAGHRVVEIPASKLKKEITKILFDQGYILSYQFNDDKVQGTIKIALKYDRETKESVIRKIQRISTPGLRKYVGSKEMPRVLNGLGIAIVSTSKGVMTNKKARQENVGGEVLCYVY; this is translated from the coding sequence ATGTACACAGATCCAATCGCGGATTTTCTTACAAGAGTAAGAAATGCTATCGCAGCAGGACACAGAGTAGTAGAGATTCCAGCTTCAAAATTGAAGAAGGAAATCACTAAAATTTTGTTTGATCAAGGTTATATTTTGAGTTATCAGTTCAATGACGATAAAGTTCAAGGAACAATAAAGATAGCATTAAAGTATGACAGAGAAACAAAAGAATCAGTAATTAGAAAGATTCAAAGAATCAGTACACCAGGTTTACGTAAGTATGTAGGGTCTAAAGAGATGCCTAGAGTACTAAACGGATTGGGTATTGCAATTGTTTCAACATCTAAAGGAGTGATGACTAACAAGAAAGCACGTC
- the rpsN gene encoding 30S ribosomal protein S14: MAKESMKARERKRAKTVAKFAEKRKALKEAGDYEALQKLPKNASPIRMHNRCKLTGRPKGYMRQFGISRVTFREMANQGLIPGVTKASW; encoded by the coding sequence ATGGCTAAAGAATCAATGAAAGCTCGTGAACGCAAAAGAGCAAAAACAGTAGCTAAATTTGCCGAGAAACGCAAAGCTTTAAAAGAAGCTGGAGATTACGAAGCATTACAGAAGTTACCAAAAAACGCTTCGCCAATTAGAATGCATAATAGATGTAAACTAACTGGACGTCCAAAAGGGTATATGCGTCAATTTGGAATTTCTCGTGTAACATTTCGTGAAATGGCAAATCAAGGATTGATACCAGGTGTAACAAAAGCAAGTTGGTAG
- the rplE gene encoding 50S ribosomal protein L5, which yields MSYVPRLKAEYKSRIVSALTEEFGYSNVMQVPKLQKIVLSKGIGGAIADKKLIDYALEELTAITGQKAVSTISKKDIANFKLRKGMPIGAKVTLRGEKMYEFLDRLVTASLPRVRDFNGIKANGFDGRGNYNLGITEQIIYPEISIDKVKKISGMDITFVTSATTDKEAKSLLKELGLPFKKN from the coding sequence ATGAGTTACGTACCTAGATTAAAAGCAGAATATAAGAGTAGAATTGTTAGTGCTCTTACTGAGGAATTTGGCTATAGCAATGTGATGCAGGTACCTAAGTTACAGAAAATTGTACTTAGTAAAGGTATTGGTGGAGCTATCGCTGATAAGAAGTTGATAGATTATGCTTTAGAAGAGTTAACAGCAATTACAGGTCAAAAGGCTGTTTCAACAATATCAAAGAAAGACATTGCAAACTTCAAATTACGTAAAGGAATGCCAATTGGAGCAAAAGTTACGTTAAGAGGTGAAAAAATGTATGAATTCTTAGATAGATTAGTTACAGCTTCTTTACCACGTGTAAGAGATTTTAACGGAATTAAAGCAAATGGTTTTGATGGTAGAGGTAATTACAATTTAGGAATTACTGAGCAAATCATCTACCCAGAAATTAGTATTGATAAAGTGAAAAAAATTAGTGGTATGGATATTACGTTTGTAACATCTGCAACAACTGATAAAGAAGCAAAGTCATTATTAAAAGAATTAGGTTTACCATTTAAAAAGAATTAA
- the rplX gene encoding 50S ribosomal protein L24, which produces MQKFKIKSGDTVKVIAGDHKGSEGKVLRILKEKNRVVVEGVNMISKHTKPSAANPQGGIVKKEAPIHVSNLALVENGEAVRVGYRIEGDKKVRFSKKSDKAI; this is translated from the coding sequence ATGCAAAAGTTTAAAATTAAATCAGGAGATACTGTAAAAGTAATTGCAGGAGATCACAAAGGTTCAGAAGGAAAAGTTTTACGAATCCTAAAGGAGAAAAATAGAGTTGTAGTAGAAGGTGTTAATATGATATCAAAGCATACGAAACCTAGCGCAGCAAATCCACAAGGAGGAATTGTAAAGAAAGAAGCTCCAATTCATGTATCAAACTTAGCTTTAGTAGAAAATGGTGAAGCAGTAAGAGTAGGATATAGAATAGAAGGAGATAAGAAAGTAAGATTCTCAAAAAAATCAGATAAAGCAATATAA
- the rplN gene encoding 50S ribosomal protein L14 yields the protein MLQTESRLKVADNTGAKEVLVIRVLGGTKKRYASVGDKIVVTVKSATPNGNVKKGQVSRAVVVRTKKEVRRKDGSYIRFDDNACVLLNPTEEMRGTRVFGPVARELREKQFMKIVSLAPEVL from the coding sequence ATGTTACAGACAGAATCAAGATTAAAAGTCGCAGATAATACTGGAGCAAAAGAAGTTTTAGTAATAAGAGTTTTAGGAGGAACAAAAAAGCGTTACGCTAGTGTTGGAGATAAAATTGTAGTAACTGTAAAGTCTGCAACTCCAAACGGAAACGTAAAGAAAGGTCAAGTATCTCGCGCTGTTGTTGTTCGTACTAAAAAAGAAGTAAGACGTAAAGACGGATCATATATTAGATTTGATGATAATGCTTGTGTACTTTTAAATCCTACAGAGGAAATGAGAGGAACACGTGTATTTGGTCCTGTTGCTCGTGAATTACGTGAGAAGCAATTTATGAAGATAGTATCATTAGCACCTGAAGTGCTTTAA
- the rpsQ gene encoding 30S ribosomal protein S17, whose translation MEKRNLRKERIGVVSSNKMEKSIVVNEVKRVKHPMYGKFVLKTKKYVAHDEKNDCNIGDTVRIMETRPLSKSKRWRLVEILERAK comes from the coding sequence ATGGAAAAAAGAAATCTTAGAAAAGAGAGAATAGGTGTTGTATCTAGTAACAAGATGGAGAAATCTATAGTTGTTAATGAGGTAAAAAGAGTAAAACACCCAATGTACGGAAAGTTCGTATTAAAGACTAAGAAGTACGTTGCGCACGACGAAAAGAATGATTGCAACATAGGAGATACGGTAAGAATCATGGAAACAAGACCTTTAAGTAAATCTAAACGTTGGAGATTAGTAGAAATCTTAGAAAGAGCTAAATAA
- the rpmC gene encoding 50S ribosomal protein L29 has product MKQSEIKELSIADLQEQLVALKKNYTDLKMAHAITPLENPLQLKSLRRSVARIATELTKRELQ; this is encoded by the coding sequence ATGAAACAATCAGAAATTAAAGAATTATCTATCGCTGACTTACAAGAGCAGTTAGTTGCGTTGAAAAAAAATTATACGGATCTTAAGATGGCTCACGCCATAACTCCATTGGAAAACCCATTGCAGTTAAAAAGCTTAAGAAGATCTGTTGCAAGAATTGCAACAGAATTAACCAAAAGAGAATTACAATAA